From Xiphophorus maculatus strain JP 163 A chromosome 12, X_maculatus-5.0-male, whole genome shotgun sequence, the proteins below share one genomic window:
- the LOC102223249 gene encoding proline dehydrogenase 1, mitochondrial-like: protein MFCVKTVPAPTWVNAEIILKRLLSNRRLRSTFTSSSTTRPEKTDHGRNRSGAQLASARLQSPGRSGGAGRDRTNSSSAANEISVDFEQSQEAYRSKDSLELLRSLVVFKLCSYDFLVDKNEEIMDLGKKILGQKLFDQLMKMTFYGQFVAGEDHISIKPLIQKNQAFGVGSVLDYSVEEDISQKEETQKESSSVSAGGKGSIGEGYREKNYEAGEQLGDSQREVIGTCTYFYADEAKCDQHMETFMKCIKASGGSSMDGFSAIKMTALGRPQLLLRFSEVLVKWQRFFTFLSSQQDGMESLEQRLELTQLQELIIKLGAKGDFHGWFTRKKGDSAGCIDNLDWNSLLDDRVNTSDLLLAPNVKLDKLEPLLKNFTIEDENQLKRTLERLDVLAKCALENDVRLMVDAEQTYFQPAISKLTLDSQKIYNREKPVIFNTYQCYLKEAYKNVTVDVELSRREGWCFAAKLVRGAYMYQERERAEEFRYEDPINPNYESTSTMYHRCLHYVLDEIALNRKANVMVASHNEDTIKYTLKRMNELGLLPAENKVFFGQLLGMCDQISFPLGQAGFPVYKYVPYGPVSEVMPYLSRRAQENRGFMKGAQKERELLWKELKRRLVSGELLYRPVY from the exons ATGTTTTGTGTCAAAACCGTGCCAGCCCCCACGTGGGTAAACGCAGAGATTATCTTGAAGCGGTTATTATCCAACCGAAGACTGCGATCCACCTTTACCTCCAGCTCGACGACCCGGCCGGAGAAGACGGACCATGGCAGAAACCGGAGCGGAGCACAGCTTGCCTCTGCCCGACTGCAGTCTCCTGGGAGGAGTGGGGGAGCAGGGAGAGACCGCACCAACTCTTCCTCCGCCGCTAACGAGATCTCCGTAGACTTTGAGCAAAGCCAGGAAGCTTATAGGAGCAAAGACTCATTAGAGCTACTCAGAAGTTTGGtggttttcaaactttgttCCTATGACTTCCTGGTTGATAAGAATGAAGAG ATAATGGATCTTGGTAAAAAAATTCTAGGCCAGAAGCTTTTTGATCAGCTCATGAAGATGACCTTCTATGGCCAGTTTGTTGCTGGGGAGGATCACATATCCATTAAACCTCTGATCCAGAAGAACCAGGCCTTTGGCGTTGGCTCTGTTCTGGACTACAGTGTCGAGGAGGACATCAGCCAGAAGGAGGAAACTCAGAAAGAGAG CTCAAGCGTTTCCGCTGGAGGGAAAGGGAGCATAG GCGAGGGCTACAGAGAGAAAAACTACGAAGCAGGCGAGCAATTAGGTGACAGTCAGAGAGAAGTGATTGGAACCTGCACATATTTCTATGCTGATGAGGCCAAATGTGACCAGCATATGGAGACCTTTATGAAGTGTATCAAAGCATCTG GTGGGAGTTCTATGGATGGCTTTTCTGCAATCAAAATGACTGCACTTGGACGACCCCAGCTTCTG CTCCGGTTCTCAGAGGTCCTCGTGAAATGGCAGCGATTTTTCACGTTCCTGTCATCACAGCAGGATGGCATGGAGTCCTTGGAGCAGAGGCTGGAGCTGACACAGTTGCAG GAACTGATCATCAAACTGGGTGCAAAAGGTGACTTCCATGGCTGGTTTACTAGAAAGAAAGGAGACTCAGCAGG ATGCATTGACAACCTTGATTGGAACAGTTTACTAGATGACAGAGTGAACACATCAGACCTGCTTTTAGCTCCAAATGTAAAA CTGGATAAACTGGAGCCTCTGCTGAAAAACTTCACCATAGAGGATGAGAATCAGCTAAAGAGGACATTGGAGCGCCTTGATGTATTGGCCAAG TGTGCCTTAGAAAACGATGTTCGCTTAATGGTGGATGCAGAGCAAACCTATTTCCAGCCAGCCATCAGTAAACTTACACTGGATTCACAGAAGATCTATAACAGGGAGAAGCCTGTTATTTTCAACACCTACCAGTGCTACCTAAAG gaagcatacaaaaatgtaactgtGGATGTAGAACTGTCCAGAAGGGAGGGTTGGTGTTTTGCCGCTAAGCTGGTACGTGGAGCATACATGTATCAGGAGCGAGAGAGAGCGGAGGAGTTCCGATATGAAGACCCTATAAACCCCAACTATGAGTCTACTAGCACAATGTACCACAG GTGTTTGCACTATGTGCTGGACGAGATTGCTCTTAACAGAAAGGCCAATGTTATGGTTGCCTCTCATAATGAGGACACAATAAAATACACCCTAAAAAG AATGAATGAGCTCGGTCTCTTACCAGCAGAGAACAAGGTGTTCTTCGGTCAACTACTGGGCATGTGTGATCAGATCAGCTTCCCACTGG GCCAGGCAGGTTTTCCTGTCTACAAGTACGTCCCCTACGGGCCGGTGAGTGAGGTGATGCCCTACTTGTCCCGACGGGCACAGGAGAACCGAGGCTTCATGAAGGGTGCccaaaaagagagagagctgCTGTGGAAGGAGTTGAAACGTCGACTTGTCTCTGGGGAGCTTCTCTACAGACCAGTGTactga